The genomic DNA CAGATACTGCGTTAGCAACCGGCTCGCCAGGTATTTTTTAGTAAAAACCGCAGCAAAACAAAGCCGGTGCCCGCCCCCTACCCCCTAAAAAAGGGCTGAAGCGGCGGCACCGGCATTCGTACTTAACAGGCCCGAAAAAACCTGCGAAATTGCCGCGGCAGAGGCGGACTAATAAACGATGAAGCCCTGCTCCTTGGCCTTCTTCAAGGTGGCCATGATGCCATTCTTGTTGATGGTGCGGATGGTAGAGGCGGCTACTTTCAGCGTTACCCAGGCGTCTTGCTCGGGGATGTAAAAGCGCTTTTTCTGCAAGTTGGGGTAGAACTTACGCTTAGTCTTGTTGTTGGCGTGCGATACGTTGTTGCCTACGCGGGTACGCTTGCCGGTCAAATCACAAACTCGGGCCATGATATCGAAGGGTTAGATGATGCTATTCCGAAACGGGCCGCAAATATCGGAAATTTTCAGCCAAATACCAAATCGTAAAGCAATTGAGCAGGCGGAGTGCGCCATTTGGAACCGCGTCTGGCGGCGGCATTGGCAGCCGCTTTCCCTCGTTACTTAGGCCTGCTTTTCTTTTTTCCAGGGGCAATGGCGGCAGCCGCTGCCGCAGCAGAAACCCCGGCGCTGGTGATATTGCGCCGTAAAAACGAGGTAGCCTTCGGGGGTGTGGTAGTAGTCGCCGGCGCGCAGGGGTAGGGCGGCAAAAGCAGCGAGGCGGGGGTCATCGGCCATCGGGCAAGGCGGCGATGCACTCGATTTCGACCAGCGCATCTAGGGGCAGGCGCGATACTTCTACGGTGCTGCGGGCGGGCTGGTGCGCGCCAAAAACCTCGGCATACACCGCGTTCATGCGCCCAAAATCGGCGAAGTTTTTTAGAAAAACGGTGGTTTTTACGACGTCGGCCAGGGTGAGCTGGCGGGCCGCGAGCACCGTGCGCAGGTTGTGGAGCGCCTGCCGCGTTTGCGCTTCGATAGTGGTGGCCTCAATGCGCATGGTGGCCGGCACAAGGGGCGTCTGGCCAGAGCAGAAGACGAGGCCGCCCGCCACAATAGCCTGGCTATAAGGACCAACTGCCTGTGGGGCCTCGGGGTGATGTACGATTTCCATAACGACCACAAAGGTAGCGGCGGCCGGCCGGGCAGCCGAATTGGCCGCTGCTTTGTTCGTAATTTTAAGCCCGTCAAAATCTTATCTCCCCCCCCCCCACCCGATGCTAGCCCCTACCCCCACCTCGCACGCCGAAGAGCTGATGCAGCTCGAAGACCAGTACGGAGCCCACAACTACCACCCGCTGCCCGTGGTGCTGAGCCGGGGCCAGGGCGTGCACCTGTGGGACGTGGCCGGCCGGCAGTATTTCGACTTTCTCTCGGCCTATTCGGCGGTGAATCAGGGCCATTGCCACCCGCGCATTATCGGGGCACTCACTGAGCAGGCGCAGCGGCTGACGCTCACTTCGCGGGCGTTTTTCAACGACCGGCTGGGCGCGGCCGAGCAGCAGCTGTGCGAGCTATTTGGCTACGACAAGGCGCTGCTGATGAACTCGGGCGCTGAGGCCGTGGAAACGGCCCTCAAGCTGGCCCGCAAGTGGGGCTACGAGGAGAAGGGCATTGCGCCGAATAGGGCGCGCATCGTGGTGGCCGAGCACAATTTTCACGGCCGCACCACGGGCATTATCTCCTTCAGCACCGACCCCGACAGCACCGGTGGCTTCGGACCCTACGCGCCGGGCTACCAGGTGGTGCCCTACGACGATGCCGAGGCCCTGGCCGAAGCCCTGGCCGACCCGCACGTGTGCGGCTTCCTCATCGAGCCCATCCAGGGCGAGGCGGGCGTGGTGGTGCCCCGCGAAGGCTACCTGACGCGGGCCGCCGAGCTGTGCCGGG from Hymenobacter psoromatis includes the following:
- a CDS encoding 50S ribosomal protein L28, which produces MARVCDLTGKRTRVGNNVSHANNKTKRKFYPNLQKKRFYIPEQDAWVTLKVAASTIRTINKNGIMATLKKAKEQGFIVY
- a CDS encoding deaminase, whose protein sequence is MEIVHHPEAPQAVGPYSQAIVAGGLVFCSGQTPLVPATMRIEATTIEAQTRQALHNLRTVLAARQLTLADVVKTTVFLKNFADFGRMNAVYAEVFGAHQPARSTVEVSRLPLDALVEIECIAALPDGR
- the rocD gene encoding ornithine--oxo-acid transaminase, which encodes MLAPTPTSHAEELMQLEDQYGAHNYHPLPVVLSRGQGVHLWDVAGRQYFDFLSAYSAVNQGHCHPRIIGALTEQAQRLTLTSRAFFNDRLGAAEQQLCELFGYDKALLMNSGAEAVETALKLARKWGYEEKGIAPNRARIVVAEHNFHGRTTGIISFSTDPDSTGGFGPYAPGYQVVPYDDAEALAEALADPHVCGFLIEPIQGEAGVVVPREGYLTRAAELCRAHNVLLITDEIQTGLGRTGKLLATDYEEVRGDILILGKALSGGVLPVSAVLADDAIMLTIKPGQHGSTFGGNPLACAVMQAALDVLLEEKLAENAFLLGEIFRDRMRQVQARRPEVVALVRGRGLLNAVVIKPAADGRTAWDVCVSLMEHGLLAKPTHGDIIRFAPPLVITEEQLHAACDVIEQVIMAF